The following nucleotide sequence is from Romeriopsis navalis LEGE 11480.
ATTTATTGATATTGTGCTGGATTATTGCCATTATGGCGCGCGGTTTATTCGATTAGATGCCGTCGGGTTTCTATGGAAGCAACTCGGCACTTCCTGTATGCATTTGCCCCAGACCCATGCCGCGATTCGCTTAATTCGCGAGGTATTGGCGATGACCTATTCGCGCGCGGCGATCGTCACCGAAACAAATGTGCCGAACCGTGAAAATCTCAGTTACTTCGGGAATCGCAATGAAGCGCATATGATCTACAACTTCAGCTTGCCGCCGCTGTTGTTAAATGCGCTAATTCGAGGTGAAGCACAACACCTCAAGACGTGGATTATGAGCATGCCACCGGCGCCGGAAGGCTGTGCTTATTTTAACTTTACGGCTTCCCATGATGGCATTGGCATGCGTCCAGCGGAGGGATTACTGGCCGATACGGAGTTAGCCGAGTTATTTGACACGATGCAACAGTTTGGGGGCAAGATTAGCTATCGTCGTCATGGTGATGGGCGGCAAACCCCCTATGAAATTAATATTTCACTGTTTGATGCCTTACAAGGGACGCTTAAAGGCCCTGATCAATGGCAGCGGCAACGTTTTCTCTGTTCGCAATTAGTCATGCTTTCATTGGAGGGAATTCCAGCATTCTACATCCATAGTCTGTTAGCGACGTCGAATGACTACAATCGGGTTCAACAAACCGGACAAAATCGCAGTATCAATCGGCATCAATGGGACTATGAACTGTTGCAGCAAAAACTTGCTGATCCAGCCTCTGATCAAGCTTGGATTTTTGGCCAACTGAAGAAATTAATCCAAATTCGGCGGGAACAATCAGCATTTCATCCAAATGCCACACAATATACCCTTCATCTACACCATCCGGCAATTTTGGGTATGTGGCGTCAGAGCCGCGATCGCGCCCAAAGTATTTTCTGTCTACATAATTTGAGTGACGCACCACAGTCACTTTTACTTAGCGAGATTAATCTAATTTGCACCGATGAATGGCATGATCTGCTTAGTGGTGAAAAGTTTTCTGAAGATTGCACGACGATCGAACTTGCACCTTACCAAACCGTTTGGATTACTAATTCCGGGGGAGAAAATCTGTGTTGATCTGTTTTACCGATCTTGATGGCACTTTGTTAAATCACGATGATTATCGCTATGATGCCGCAATCCCGGTAATTCGACAGCTACAAGCTGCCGGGGTGCCCGTGATCCCGACGACGAGTAAAACCCGAGCAGAAGTAATGGGTTTGAGATCGGCACTGGGGCTCAACGCCCCGTTTATTGTTGAGAATGGCAGTGGGATTTTCTTAGAGCCCAATGATCAGCGGTTTCGGTTTACCTATTACGGCGAAGTCGATGGCTTTAAAACGATGCAGTTAGGTGTGAGCTATGCAGAAGCGCGGGCCGGATTAAAGGCCATTGCGCAGCTAATTGGGGAGCCGTTGTCGGGGTTTAATGATATGACTTTAGCCGAGCTACAAGCATCGACTAACCTATCTTTTAAGGATTTACAGTTAGCTTGTAATCGCGAGTTTAGTGAGCCCTTTCTGCGGCCCCAAACCGCACTTGATCAACTCGAAACGATCGCGCGACGCAAGCGCTTCAAGATTTTGGTGGGTAATCGCTTCTGTCATCTTTTAGGCGCTGGTGCATCCAAAGGTGAGGCGGTAAATCTGATTAAACAAGCGTGGTGTGAAGCAAACCCCGATCGGGTAGGGGATGTGCTTACCTTGGGCTTAGGTGATAGTCCCAATGACATTTCGATGTTGGATGCGGTGGATATTCCCATCGTGGTACCGGGGGTAAATGGAGCCCATCCCGAATTGCGTGGCAGAGCCGGTTATCAGATTGCACCGGCAATGGGTTGCCAAGGATGGGCCGCGGCGGTGACGAAGGTGATGCAGGAAGTTGGCGTCCCAGTGAAGCTAGCGGTCTAACCAGATGTAACCGGTCGTGATTCCGTTGCTGGCTCCGGTGATCTGGCTCCGGCGATGCGGCTGTCGAAATTAATTAACTTTGACTTCAAAGCGCACATAGCCGTAAGCGTTATTGGGGGTGCCGGGTGCCGTGGCGGCAGGAAGTTCATTATTGGGCGCCGCATCACTGTTGCGGACAATCTGGACCGCAACCGCTCCATTGCTGTTAATTCCCGAACAATTCATGCTGGGAATTGCCCCGGGTTGGAAGTATTCGCCGCGATCGCCATCTGGTACGTTGGTTAACGCGAATGCCGTGTTGCCAATCACTAGTTCAATGCCAGACATGGCGGAAAACGTTGTGGGTAAAAATGTCGTGTTTGCAGGCACTAAATCACAGAAATTGATGTTTTTCGCCGCTGATTTGCCACTGGATAGAAAATAGATTGTGTATTGCAGGACATCATTAGATTTTACTGTACCCGCATTAATCCGCCCCTTGAGGAATTCACTCATGACCGTCGAACCATTCGCGCTGTTGGCATTGAGTGGCGTGGGCCAATTCGGATGATTATCTTCAGCTTGTTTACTCGATGTTGTATCGTCATCGTAGAAATCGATCGGTTGCCCGTTAATTGCGGTAATGCGTTTGACCAGCAATAACTCTGGAGCTGATGGTTTAATCCCAAAGTCGCGCTCTGTCACGTCTGCGGTTCCGATATTAAATGTAGCGGTGGCTAATGGACTTGTATTGGTCCAACCGTTGGGTAAAGACGCCGTGGGTGCTGGTTGACCGATCGTCCCGGCTGTAGGACTTAAACGGATACTCAGATCATTCTGGTTGGATGCCAGTCCTAAGAAGCTATAGGTACCATTGGCCGCAACCGAGGAAGTTGCCAGAACATTACCGGATGAATCGACCAAAATCGCATGTAAGCCACCGGCATCAGTACCCACTTCTGCCCCATTTTGAATATTGCTAAATGTGTTGTTTGCACTGTTATCAATATCATTCCAGATGGTTCCCGAAATATCCACTGGGCCAATGATATTGAGCTGTGTCGATGACGCTCCACTGGGAAAATAAGTCCAGAGGTCAAGCCCTTTTGTATCACCAAATGCACCACGGCATTTGGTGTTGGAGTTGCCGCCGCTGGCGCCACCAAATTTGCGTGCGTTGGTTGTCGTATCAAAGCCAAGTATGGGATCGCTAAAAGCGGGATTAGGTGGATTGCTCCCGCAAAGCGCATTGGCTAACTTTTCGGCATCGGTATTACCTTTTCCAACTACGGTCCCATTGAGGGTACGATAACCGCGATCGTCAAAAAAAGCAGTTGTGTTACCCAGGGGATTTGCCCCGTTGAGCAGTGTAATCGTGGGACCGCCGTAGAAGTTATTCTCACCATCAATGAATGGGAAGTGATATTCACCCGCATGGATTTGGACGTTGGCGGGGTAATTGGTGCCAACCGGAAAGTTATTGCCGCTGTTGTCTTGGCCATTCCAGGTAACGGTTTGAACGCCGTTGGTGATCATTGTGCCGCGCAGCACTCGGTTTAGGGGGTTGGTGGGATCGAAGTTGACGCCATCACGGCTAATGACAATTTGGTAGTTCCCGCTGACGTTGGTATTGAATTGGAAATTACCGCCTGTCCCTTGGGTAGAGGTATTGCCACTAGCTGTACCCGTAAAGCTCAAACCATTTACAGTGGGTACTGTCGGAATCAGCGGAATACCTACTCCATCGAAGCTACCGTCGGCGCGATAGCGCTGAATACTACCCAAAACATCCGGATCGACCGGGTTCAAAAATGTCGGATATTGTGGATTCGAGAACGATACGCCCCCTTCCGGATTGAGGATTTCAAATCCATCCCCATTCACATCATGATATAGGGGCGTTTTGCCATCGCTATCGAAGAATCCTACCTGGTTCCCATAGAGCAAAAAGCCATTGGGGTCAGCACCGCGTAGTTCCATCTTGTAACGGAAACCATCGCTCGTCACGGGATAAGTGGGGAAATTGAGTGGTCGGCCATTGCCACCAGTGGATAGTGCGTAGTAATAAGCAAATAGGCGGCCATTGCGATCGACCGTTGAAGTCTGACTATCACGCACAGTGACATCCCAGGCGGCCACACTCCCTTTCTGTTGGTTGCTAAAGTTATTGCCGCTGCTGAGGGAAATATCACCGGCAACGCTGCCATCACGACTGCTATCGAGCCCATCTGTGCCAGTAATGACGACATCATAAATGCCGGTGGAAGGTGCTTGGTAATAGCAAGGGGTATAACCCGTCGGATTATTGTTGCCCGTGATCGAATTCGGTCCAGCAAGCTCTTGGGTGCGGCTGGTAATTTGGCCTTGGCCAGAGGGTTGGTCACTACATTTAAAGTCCGGTGTTCCAGGGATCGTTTCGGCCCCGATCGCCCCACTCACACGGCCAGGATCAAAGATCATGATCTCACCCTTGTTGACATTCATCGCGCTAGAGCCGACCAAGATGTACTCGTCTTTTTTGGCATAGACTTTGAGCAATGTGCGGCGCAGTACCAGCGAACCGTATTGGTTCGTCCGCCATTCGATATTTGCTCGGTTGCCTGTTGCGCCAGCCGGGTAAAGCGTGCGACTCCCTTCCGCTTTTGCCGCCGGCGTCCCGCTAGCCAGTAAACAGATGGCCATCAAAATGCCGACACTCCATTTGTTGCCCTGGACCACTTCAGATTGTGCGGCATGTGATGATTTGAAAGCGCGGGCGAGTTGATGAAGAAATGACTGCATGGCGTGTCAACGGGTAGACAAACAAGTGGGATGGGGAATGCGGATGGCCGGTGGGAGCATGAACCGGTCAGTTGTGGCTAGTCAATAGCGCGAATCACACTGCTGCGACTGGCTTCGGACGTACCATAGTCAGGGTGAGAGACCGTAGCACTAATACGTTCTGTTGCTTTTAGAGTGCCCAAGGTGATTTGGAACTGTCCACGGGCATCAGTGGTGACGGTGTTGAGTGGTTGGCTCAGGACCGCATGACCGGCCTGATCCGATGTTGTGCGATACAACTCGATCGTTGCATTAGGCATCGCTTTGCCGCGGATCTCGACTGTGCCATCGAGGCCGATGATAAATTCGCGACTGAGGAACTGTGGCGCGTCAATTCCCCCATTGGCAAAATCCCAATGGCTGGGATAATTCGCGGTGGCTAAATTGCGACCATCGCCTTGAAAGTAGTGATTGACTCCAACATGACGTTGACTGACGAGATCAACGCTCAAGCCATTTTGCGTTTGAAATCGATTCTGCCGAATTTGGTTCCGCCGACTCCGGGGATAGGCGGCAATAATTACGCCACTCCCAACTGACTTGATATTATTTTGGCGGACTTCGTGGCCATTGCCCATGAGGTAGATCGCGGCGCGTGTGGCAGCCGTATTGCGGATTTTGTTCTGCGCAATAGTGACACGCCCTTGAGGTTTGAACAAATAAATGCCGCTGCCACTGTTGGCGTTAATCTCGTTGTTCTGGATGTTGGTGCGATCAATATTCCCTTCAAGGCGAATGCCATCGGCCATGCCAAACTGACCATTTTGGTTAATTCGATTGCCGTGAATATACAGATTCGTTGCCGTCTTACCGGTAATGATGCCACTGCCTCGCTGCTGGGTAATCCAGTTATCACGAATCTCGATTTGTTGGCCATTGAAGATGTATACACCAAAGCCCGATCGGAAAGCATTCGGTAACGGCAGATGTCTGGATGTCCCCAGCCAGTTTTGGGCAATTACGACATCTTGAACAACTTGCTCTGGCGCATCATTGGTTTCCCATTGGCCGATCACAATATCGCCAGCGGGCTCTTGATAGGTTTGTAGTCCAATATCACCAAAACCCGTGAAACTCAGACCTTTGACGGTCACACCACTGGCTTTGATGTGTAAACCGCGCATGATCGGCACATTCGTCGCCGGTGCCAAGCTGATGAGTGGTGTTTGCTGGGAACTTAACTGCGATGTGCCATCAATAATTGTGCCGTCCGTCTGAATTGCGGGTAGGGATGTTTGGATGCGAATCTGAGTTTGATCTTGGGGCAAGGCAAATTTGACGTGCGATCGCACTTTGCCGTGATACCAATCTTGATCGTTAACGATGATGGAGCGGGTAATTTGCGACTTCTCAGCCCGCGTGAGTTTTTCGTAATTTAAGTCGCCATTGGTGAGGGCGATCGCTTCGCGCAATGTGATGACTTGATCTGCTTGAATGTTATCGGCATTGCTGTTCACGGTGATGTTGAGGGGTTCCGCCGCAGGCGTTTGGGCAGCAGATAAAACCACGGCGCTAGTTGCCAGTAGAGTCAGTTGAATGAGATGACGCATGTTATTTATCCCCCGCTGATTGAACCTGTGATTGCGCGATTTGCGTCTTTTGGGGAGCAGTGGTGGGTCGCTTTTGCAGCCCAAACCCATTGAATAGTTCATTCACTTTGAGCGTCAAACCGAGATAGGGACCACCGGCGGAGCGTGAACCACTAAAGTCACGATCGTTAACCCGGCCAAAGGCATAGCCACCGGAGAGTCGCAGGTTGGGTGTAATGTAATATCCGGCTTCGACGGCAAAGCCCGTTTCGCTAAAATTGGCACTGGGCTGAGCGATCCAGCGAACTTCACCGGAAAGATCCCAGCTATAGTTCAACCGGTAGGTGGCGCGCAACTGAGTCAA
It contains:
- a CDS encoding sugar phosphorylase is translated as MIATDFSQSPFCQQLSDRLSPLVQRLYPDHDQSALLQKICDVASPHARDGSTVTEKWDEQTLFLITYGDSLLNQATGEAPLQTLAEFLEQHLRDVLSVVHILPFFPYSSDDGFSVIDYRQVNPRLGDWQDIERIAQTFDVMSDLVINHVSSQSEWFQQFIQQQLPGRDYFITCDPETDCSAVVRPRSTPLLTRVQTVKGLQHVWTTFSPDQVDLDFRNPAVLLEFIDIVLDYCHYGARFIRLDAVGFLWKQLGTSCMHLPQTHAAIRLIREVLAMTYSRAAIVTETNVPNRENLSYFGNRNEAHMIYNFSLPPLLLNALIRGEAQHLKTWIMSMPPAPEGCAYFNFTASHDGIGMRPAEGLLADTELAELFDTMQQFGGKISYRRHGDGRQTPYEINISLFDALQGTLKGPDQWQRQRFLCSQLVMLSLEGIPAFYIHSLLATSNDYNRVQQTGQNRSINRHQWDYELLQQKLADPASDQAWIFGQLKKLIQIRREQSAFHPNATQYTLHLHHPAILGMWRQSRDRAQSIFCLHNLSDAPQSLLLSEINLICTDEWHDLLSGEKFSEDCTTIELAPYQTVWITNSGGENLC
- a CDS encoding HAD-IIB family hydrolase gives rise to the protein MLICFTDLDGTLLNHDDYRYDAAIPVIRQLQAAGVPVIPTTSKTRAEVMGLRSALGLNAPFIVENGSGIFLEPNDQRFRFTYYGEVDGFKTMQLGVSYAEARAGLKAIAQLIGEPLSGFNDMTLAELQASTNLSFKDLQLACNREFSEPFLRPQTALDQLETIARRKRFKILVGNRFCHLLGAGASKGEAVNLIKQAWCEANPDRVGDVLTLGLGDSPNDISMLDAVDIPIVVPGVNGAHPELRGRAGYQIAPAMGCQGWAAAVTKVMQEVGVPVKLAV
- a CDS encoding right-handed parallel beta-helix repeat-containing protein; translation: MRHLIQLTLLATSAVVLSAAQTPAAEPLNITVNSNADNIQADQVITLREAIALTNGDLNYEKLTRAEKSQITRSIIVNDQDWYHGKVRSHVKFALPQDQTQIRIQTSLPAIQTDGTIIDGTSQLSSQQTPLISLAPATNVPIMRGLHIKASGVTVKGLSFTGFGDIGLQTYQEPAGDIVIGQWETNDAPEQVVQDVVIAQNWLGTSRHLPLPNAFRSGFGVYIFNGQQIEIRDNWITQQRGSGIITGKTATNLYIHGNRINQNGQFGMADGIRLEGNIDRTNIQNNEINANSGSGIYLFKPQGRVTIAQNKIRNTAATRAAIYLMGNGHEVRQNNIKSVGSGVIIAAYPRSRRNQIRQNRFQTQNGLSVDLVSQRHVGVNHYFQGDGRNLATANYPSHWDFANGGIDAPQFLSREFIIGLDGTVEIRGKAMPNATIELYRTTSDQAGHAVLSQPLNTVTTDARGQFQITLGTLKATERISATVSHPDYGTSEASRSSVIRAID